A part of Rhodothermus sp. genomic DNA contains:
- a CDS encoding ABC transporter permease: MAELRTGWLRWALQMAWRDSRGSRRRLMLFLSAMVLGLAALVAISSVGGNLRRAVDDQARQLLGADLRLERAAPFDELEALIDSIGGRQARVVSFASMVYFPHTGQVRLASVRAVAGDWPLYGQLQTDPPEAAVRYLPEGGALVDGTLLDAYGVHVGDSVRIGRRSYPILGRLLATPSESAAMALAAPRVYIPLAGVDTLLLGFGSRAEYEVYFRFDDDRDVEALGDQLRRQLRPRRVDVDTVEEIRADWDEALRNLYRFLGLIGFIALMLGGVGVASAVHVYVQQRVDAVAVLRCLGATPVQTLTVYLLQALAMGMVAGVAGTLLGLGLQALLPRLLAEFLPVAVPLRIEPAAVALGLLSGPSITLLFALLPLLPVRRVTPLRALQTSVDPVPAGRDPLRWLVWLLLVGGLTAFAMLQAPAPAIGAGYALGLLFVFGALVLLAQGLMRLLRRIVPARWPYVLRQGLANLYRPHNQTLVLTLALGLGTFLVVLVLLVERTLLAQVQQAGGGERPDLVFFDVQPDQRDSLRALIEASGVPVLETVPIVTMRLAAVKGRRLEALRADSTVRLGWAFRHEYRSSYRSYLTDTETLLAGTFTPAVPHGTAVPPISLEEEIAAELGVTLGDTLVWDVQGVEISTVVGSIRRVNWRRFRTNFFVLFPQGVLEEAPQMFVLLVRAGSASPRIQRAVIEAFPNVSAIDLQLILNVADEIFGRIALVLQFMALFSVLTGVIVLLGAIAVTRVAREEETMLLKTLGASQHQVLQITAVEYGLLGLLAAMVGLVLAVGAAGLLARLVFEASPVWAPEVLMVALLSAIMLTLGVGLLGNRHVYRRLPLEILRTAG; encoded by the coding sequence AAGCCGGCGTCGCCTTATGCTGTTTCTCTCGGCCATGGTGCTGGGACTGGCCGCGCTGGTGGCCATCAGTAGCGTTGGTGGCAATCTGAGACGCGCCGTGGACGACCAGGCCCGGCAGCTGCTGGGGGCTGACCTGCGTCTGGAACGAGCAGCGCCGTTTGATGAGCTGGAAGCACTCATCGACTCGATCGGCGGTCGGCAGGCCCGCGTGGTGTCGTTTGCTTCGATGGTCTATTTTCCCCATACCGGTCAGGTGCGGCTGGCGTCGGTGCGGGCTGTAGCGGGCGACTGGCCGTTGTATGGGCAGCTCCAGACCGATCCCCCGGAGGCGGCCGTACGCTACCTGCCGGAGGGCGGAGCCCTGGTGGATGGCACACTGCTTGACGCCTATGGGGTACACGTGGGCGATTCCGTGCGGATAGGACGCCGGAGCTATCCAATTCTGGGACGGCTGCTGGCTACACCTTCTGAATCGGCGGCCATGGCGCTGGCGGCGCCCCGTGTCTATATTCCGCTGGCCGGTGTCGATACACTGCTGCTCGGCTTTGGAAGCCGTGCCGAATACGAGGTGTACTTCCGCTTTGATGACGATCGGGATGTCGAGGCACTGGGGGATCAGCTCCGACGGCAATTGCGGCCGCGGCGTGTGGACGTCGATACCGTCGAAGAAATTCGCGCAGACTGGGACGAGGCGCTAAGGAATCTGTACCGTTTTCTCGGGCTGATAGGTTTTATTGCATTGATGCTGGGTGGGGTCGGGGTAGCCAGTGCCGTACACGTGTACGTCCAGCAGCGCGTCGATGCTGTGGCCGTGCTGCGGTGCCTGGGGGCAACGCCGGTACAAACCCTGACAGTCTATCTGCTACAGGCGCTGGCAATGGGGATGGTGGCCGGCGTGGCTGGCACGTTGCTGGGACTGGGCCTGCAGGCTCTGTTGCCTCGACTCCTGGCCGAATTTCTGCCCGTTGCCGTACCGCTCCGCATCGAGCCGGCCGCTGTGGCGCTGGGGCTGTTGAGCGGGCCGTCGATTACGCTGCTGTTTGCCCTGCTCCCACTGCTTCCCGTGCGTCGCGTCACCCCGTTGCGGGCATTGCAGACCTCGGTCGATCCGGTGCCGGCCGGACGTGATCCGCTGCGCTGGCTCGTCTGGCTGTTACTGGTGGGTGGACTGACGGCCTTTGCCATGCTGCAGGCGCCCGCGCCGGCGATCGGGGCCGGCTATGCCCTCGGGTTGCTGTTCGTCTTCGGAGCCCTGGTGCTACTGGCACAGGGACTGATGCGGCTGCTGCGCCGCATCGTACCGGCTCGCTGGCCGTATGTCTTGCGTCAGGGGCTGGCAAACCTTTACCGTCCGCACAACCAGACGCTCGTGCTGACGCTGGCGCTCGGGCTGGGGACGTTCCTGGTCGTACTGGTGCTGCTGGTCGAGCGGACGCTCCTGGCGCAGGTGCAGCAGGCCGGAGGGGGCGAACGGCCTGACCTGGTCTTTTTCGATGTGCAACCTGATCAACGGGACAGCCTGAGGGCACTCATCGAAGCGAGCGGGGTGCCTGTGCTCGAAACCGTACCAATCGTAACGATGCGGCTGGCCGCTGTCAAAGGCCGTCGCCTTGAGGCGCTTCGGGCCGACTCGACCGTTCGGCTGGGCTGGGCTTTTCGGCATGAGTACCGCTCATCCTATCGCAGCTATTTGACGGACACCGAAACGCTCCTGGCCGGCACGTTTACGCCTGCAGTGCCACACGGAACGGCCGTGCCGCCCATTTCGCTTGAAGAAGAGATAGCCGCTGAGTTGGGCGTAACGCTCGGCGATACGCTGGTGTGGGATGTGCAGGGGGTTGAGATCTCCACAGTGGTGGGAAGTATTCGACGGGTGAACTGGCGGCGATTTCGAACGAATTTCTTCGTGCTGTTTCCACAGGGCGTGCTGGAAGAAGCTCCGCAGATGTTCGTGCTGCTGGTGCGGGCCGGCTCTGCCTCGCCGCGCATTCAGCGGGCAGTGATCGAAGCATTTCCGAACGTGTCGGCCATTGATCTGCAGCTTATCCTGAACGTGGCCGACGAAATCTTCGGTCGCATTGCCCTGGTGCTGCAGTTCATGGCACTTTTCAGCGTGCTGACCGGCGTAATCGTGTTGCTGGGAGCGATTGCCGTTACGCGGGTAGCTCGTGAGGAGGAAACCATGCTGCTCAAGACGCTGGGAGCCTCGCAACACCAGGTACTGCAGATCACAGCCGTAGAGTACGGGTTGCTGGGATTGCTGGCGGCTATGGTGGGACTGGTGCTGGCTGTGGGTGCAGCCGGATTGCTGGCCCGCCTGGTGTTTGAGGCTTCGCCCGTGTGGGCGCCGGAGGTGCTGATGGTAGCGCTACTGAGTGCCATAATGCTGACGCTGGGGGTCGGACTGCTGGGCAACCGTCACGTTTACCGTCGCCTGCCGCTCGAGATACTACGGACCGCAGGCTGA